Below is a genomic region from Ictalurus punctatus breed USDA103 chromosome 12, Coco_2.0, whole genome shotgun sequence.
CAGTAGGGCGGAACCCTGGTGTGGTAGGAAAGTGGTTTCAACAATTATGAAGACCTgctggaggaacttgcaatcAAAGATGTCCCATCacattttttttggaattgcgATGTATTTGGCCTGCAAGACCAGTTTTGCTCTACCCCTTTGGTTGGGGAGGTGGGTAAACCCTGTGTAGAGGTTACTGCTGGGGAGAAAGGAGTGACCACGACAGTCCTTGCAGCATTCAATGCAGCAGGAACATTTAGGATGTGCTGTTGTCAGTGCAACTCATGGTACCACCAGAGCTGTGGAAAAGATGTGCctttctattaaatgaaatatatttacggtGTTGTTGCTATGGCACACTGAGCACAATAGtgtcaatttactgttaaaattaaaatgatttcaatCGAAATGACCTGAGTTGTTATCTATTTATATTGTCCCATTTTAACTGAACAGCTGGTCCAATTTgcctgaacattgtgttgtggctcaagaGGGTACCTGCCAATACTCTTAACtctcataattttaaaacaattatactttttcacatttttaaaagaaaattatattGAAGAGACCCATACTAAAAAATACCATTTGGATCTCATGCATAGCTTATTTGATggtattataaatcatttaccAAATAGTGGCCCATTTTAGCTGACTTCACCCTAAATATTATAATTCGGAGGAATccgttttaaatatatttaatatgtatatattttgcactgattggcaccctgtccagggtgtaccccgtcttgtgcctgatgctccctgggataggctccaggtttcccgtgaccctgaaaaggagtaagcggttgaagatggatggatggatggatattttgcACTGTTTAAGGGACAACATGCCACCCAAAGTCAAAAGCACTCACTATATTCACATCTGAATTTAAGATAGATGAATAAATGGGTGAAATTATCTTAATATTTGCTTTCTGAAGGTTCAGGGTGGAAATGATTTGGAGAAAAAGACTGATGAACGTGAAAGTAACCAATAGAAACAGTTCATCGTTCATTCCTTTTACATTGTCTAAAAAAATGTTGGTCCATGGGCtacatcagtggttttcaaagtgggggccgcggcACCCTTGTGGGCCTCCAGGGGGCgcctggggggcctcaacaatttggtgtgaaaaataaacaaatacatgattatttctttctcattctgacaaccacacacacacacacgcacacacacacacacacacacacacacacacacacacacacacacaatcaattcttAATGTTATGTAAAGatataagatgtaattattaatttaaaaagggggggatatattcagaagtctgtatttttaatgtgtttaaagacatcttgcaaaaggggggcctcagtcaaatgttaatgccttttgggggccttgccctggaaaagtttgggaacccctgatctaCAGAACACATTTCATGCaaagttaatttatttattttttgactaTTTATATGGGTTTATTTAAATGCATCAATTAATTCATTAGTTTTATCggggttttgtttttagtaaatgttgatattattttccttaaacCATATCCATTGATTACGTGTCTTAATTTGTtgtaattgttattttttaatttgcgCTGTGAGACTTTCATTTTGACAAAACCCTTCCGAAATTCACCCGGAAGTAAAACCAGCTAATTTGCCTATTGTTACTGGGCGCAAATGAAATCGGAATGTTAGAGACTCTCTTGGTTCCGCGTAAGTGTTTACCAGGTCAAAAGAGGAGAAGTACGTCGTAAAAACAGGTTAGATTCtcacaggagttttttttttttcctttcttcttcagGAAGTTACTTACACGAGTTCAAGTGGTGCCGGAAGCGCCGAACTGTCTATTTACAACTTTCTTTTATCATAAGCTTCGTGTTTGTCTCAAGGCCAGACGTGCCAGAAGCAGAGATAAGGCTGGAAATGCAGCTGCAGAACGTGGAGGATGTGTCCAGGCTTAACTTGTGGTGTAATGGCGAACCGCAGCACACAGATCAGACGGTGTTAAAGACGTGTGCAGTGAAACTGGTGGATATCAGAAAAACACAGGGTCTGAATTCAAACATAACATCAGAAGAAAATCTTCCTACGGGAGGTAATTATGATTAGAAAGCTGAGCATGATGatattacacatatacatatctCAGTATGAGTGTAGTTTTGCTTTAGAAAACCTTTTGTTTGACCTTTTATGGTGTCTTTGTGTTTCTAAGTTCCAGGTGAATGCAGCATGTTTGATGGAGACCAGGAGACACTGCAGGCTCAATTAAAGACGAGTTCGGTGAGACTGGTGGATTACAGAAAAGCAAAAGCTGAGGGTGAGCCAAAAGATGTGACTTATGATCATAAATACAACATACCGCGACTTTATGCCTGCCGATAATTAGGCTGTATGATGGCTGTGTTATGGACACGAATGCAAATgtttatacagggtgtcccaaaagtcaaCATATATAGGGGACTGTGTTGGCCAGCACCgtgtcggttgtgccttcgtcagtggatgttcgtggacgtccacttctcggttgttCCGCAAcatttcaagtctttttgaatttgttaataagtttggcaacactgactacgtttacatggacagcagtaatctaattattgaccttactctgagtaagataataatgtgattaaggtgtttacatgagtcgcttttagaatactcctttcacgtactcgttttacatgttatagaacataattagattaacagcccgcttcattacgtcaccgcgccacgctgtctgacgtccctccagaatttcacgtattaacatacagttcgtcttcgttatggtaccgtatacagttttgggtgtttttatttttaatttttatgaatgcttcaagtgcggttaattatttgtcatgctgtacgtgcaaaagtacttacctactgtatagtaaccgagatacatgtatttctcctactacaggcccgTAGTAGGCAAgcatgcggtttgggacgcagccgtgctctgttgtttgccgtaaaacggttgagcacggccgtgtgtgtacgtgtcctgtcgcaaaatgcggtgaaaactcccacatgacgttaatagtgtgattaaggtgtttacatgtccgTAGtacacgtcgataacgcgactaaaaaaaggagtactccacatatcttaattcgatttgtgtttacttcgagtatgaccttaatcggattaaggtggttaaaaattgctgtttacatggtagtttcttaatcagagtatcgtcttaatcgggttcatagtggattattgttgtccgtgtaaacgcactgagtgtcgtgtgtgagtgagtgatgtgctttccatgtttcctgttaaagtccatcgcagcCTCGCgtcagcttcccgatccagctaTGAGAATGATATCAATACGTTCTCTTTTTGGCATTCataaggcgttcttaaaggctgtctgaaaaaaatatatgtataatataaacaaagtatgagcaattttggaagacattttgctataaagtgttaattccccctatgtatggagacttttgggacaccgtgTTGTTGTAATAGTTAGTAGTATGTGGAGAGTGCATTGTAACTGAAGTTAGATGTTGGCTTTTGGCAAATTAATTCATTCTAACCTCACTATGATCTTGGAAGACTGGTACTCAGAAAACGCCATCAGCAACATGGTATTCATTAGGCATGCACCGAACTTATTATTGGACAATTGTGACAAAATTTGACAAACTGATTCTGTCCCAAGAAGCCTCGCTGCAAAATTGCCGGTCTGTTACACAAACCATCAAGCTTGCATTTATGCAAACCTCATCAGCAACAACATTTAGAGATCATGTAGGCAAGTTCTGTGAACTTTGATGACCGCTTTGCTTTAGCAACATTTtcttgttttgattttgtttactttgtCTTTGTCTATTCCAGATAAATCCAGCAGGTTTGATGGAGACCAGAAAACACTGCACACTCAATTGAAGATAGGTTTGGTGAGACTGGTGGATTGTGGAAAATTTCAAAGCAGAAAAGCAACAGCTGAGGACAAACTAGACGACAAGGCTTATCATCATGACTACAACAGTGAGTATATAATGGCTGTCTTGTGTATCTGAAGGCACGTGGTCATAATTTCCTAAAGTATGTGGAGAGCGCATTGTAAGTGAAGCTACACTGACCTCCActgatattggcacccttggtaaatatgagcaaagaagtctgtgaaaagttgtctttattatttaaacttttgacttgttaaaataaattctcaaaatgctctgctctcatggatatcaaacaattgcaaacacaacacaggtttatatcttTGAtaaatatgtgtgccacaattatagGAAGCCCTATGAATTCATctgagaaaaatatatctgaagtatattcccatttatattttacattttttttagtacacctgggtgactaggaacaggaaattgttgaaccatgacttcctgtttcacaggggtataaatatgaggtaacacataggccaaattcccctagtcattcataacaatgggtaagaccaaggaatatagctgtgatgtgcggcaaaatgggaagtggttataagaaaatcgcacaagcattgaaaatgcccatttccaccatcagggcaataattaagaagttccagtcaactggaaatgttatgaatcaaactGCCTCTGGCACCTCGTGTATCTGTAAAGTCCTAATGCACTGGGAAGAGGaaggttcaagtggccaaaaaatctccaaggatcacaactggagaattgcagaagttagctgTGTCTTGGGGTCAATAATCCGAattctacatcaccacaagttgtttagaagggtttcaagaaaaaagccgctactgtcattcaaaaacaaagtCAAGCGTCTTCactttgccagacactactggaaattcaaatgggatcgggatctgtggtcagatgaaaccataATAGAGcttttttggtaataaacaccagaggtggttttggcgcacacagagaggtagccatgtggaaaagtccctcatgcccacggttaaatatggtggtggctctttcatgttttggggctgtttttctgccagaggacccgGATATTTTGTtagatacatggcatcatggactctatcaaatatcaacaaacctgactgcctctgcaaGAAAGCTCAAAATgggacaataatccaaaacatacattaaacaaaaaacaaaaaatggtttactgtccacaaaatcaaggtcctgccatggccatcccagtcccctgacttgaaacccatagaaaacctgtggggtgaactgaagaggagagtccaccagcatggaccttgaaatgtgaagaaatggagagattctgtatggaagaACGGtttcagatcccttgccatgtattctccaacctcatcatgCATTAtcggagaagactcagagctgttatctttgcaaagggaggtagcacaaagtattgactaaaagggtgccaataatttctgcacatctatatttaacaaagatagttttttggataaacctgtgttgtttgcaattgtatTGTAGGGCTtgaactaacgattattttcgtAATTGATTAGTTTGCCGATTATTTTTTACAGATTAATTTAGTTCATATTGTATATAAGtatgtatgcattatttttatggatgcacaaaaagcactgagttaatctacagtcctaaataaataataaaaattcactgtagagctgcaacaactaatcgaaaataatcgattatgaaaatcgttgtcaacgaatctcattatcgattagttggtctgtgcgcggcacgggggagatttactccctacgttacttctgttccgaaaacatgcctctgagagtaaatactaacgttgtgtcccaaataaagtactacacacttacactatgcattatgtactctaccgtattgtgcagtgtttctcaaccgGGGTCTGCGGACCCCTAGTgatcagtggtgtaattgcagggggtctgtaggaaagttttaaaaacgtttaaatattatatatatattttttgttaaatgtataaaGTGGTACCTCTGGtaacctatgagtggtagacaagttcaagtgtcgcaccgatggataaaataaacaaaggataattcagagagtcaaattaaaatgtcacaccaacaataaaatgtaaaaaataaaatcatgcaatgttttgattcaattttaatgttaatattattaatgttaaatattaataaaataaagcaacatatatagaaatgactgttaaatatatagtctataattgttgtggagtgagggggtccttgtgtATTCGAAATATTCTAGGGGtccactggtctagtgtatgaattttagaaaggcaatatcgtctcaaatggaacacattagttttttactaacctgaaAGCCCCCCCCCAtccaattaatcaattaataataataaataatctgccaactaatcgattatgaaaataaacattagttgcagcccaaattcactttcactgcactttGTGGtttgttactcactgcctttagacatattattttacttgtgtttactttgatcacagtattttaattagacatcacagatcttactcgcggtCTCACTGTGTATCAGTGCGTCTACACTGTGCGTGATCAGCAATGCGGCCtagttactaacacatcacttccgttataataaacaacagaatttacactgcagcatataatgacaataaacttaaactaaaccttttaagcggcttgcaccagtttcccctcccccttacacacagtggagcattttggatataaacataactttgtccTCGTGCAGCACTGGTTgatctccgcggtgtttaatataaaatgccccggtgccttagaggactttcttcctcaggcACGTGACGATtccgcctccgtctgatggtgaccgACGTCATGTTTGGAATAGAAGTTAAcgctgacataaacagtaaactgaagaaagtcattgttggtgactctgggtgtcttCTAATGCTAGCATGCTCTCAactaggaagtggcttatacttccggttagtaaaaaaaaaaacccgctagtgttctatttgagatgatattacctttctaaaatccatacactagacggtagtgcagtgcgcatagtgtaagtgtacagtgcttcatttgggacacaacgtcagtatttactctctgaagcgtgttttcggagcAGAAGTAACGTAgggagtaaatctcccccgcgccacacacagaccaactaatcgataatgagattcgatgacaacgattttcataatcgattttattgattagttgttgcagctctaattgtatgatatccatgagagcagagaatttttgtgaatttttattaacaaaagatcaaaagtttaaatgaTGATTTCTCACAgccgtctttgctcatatttaccaagggttccaatattagtggagggtactgtaGATTACAATAATCAGCAAACTGATTACTTCCCAAGAAACCTCACTATGAACTTGATCACCTGTTACTCAAACCATCAacagctctttaaaaaaaaaattacatttctgctACATTGATCTGAACAATATTCAACCAATAACATCTAGAGGTCATGTACTATGATATTTTTGACCGACCAGACTGTACAGCTAATACACTTTAATGAAATGTTAGGGTGAAGAACACATTGTGAACACATATCTAGTTTTCACAACCCTTAATAAactccaaaaatatatatttatgtatttagcAAACCTTTCTTGTTTTGAAgatgttttctttgtgtttccAAGTTCCAGATAAATCCAACAGGTTTCATGGAGACCAGCAAACACTGCACACTCAGTTAAAGATGAGTTTGGTGAGACTGGTGGATTGTGGAAAAATACTAAGCAGAAAAGCAACAGCTGAGGGCAAACCAGAGGGCGGAGCTTAtgaacatgaaaacaaaaacagcgaTTTTATTTCGTCCAGTGAGTATATAATTGTTGTTGgtcctgattttttttaagtatgtagAGTGCATTGGAAGCCAAGTTAGAtccttgcactttttttttttttttggcaaagtTGGTTGTCCTTGGCTACCGAAAGGTTTTATGCAGTGCCAGGTGGTGAGTTCTACAAGTTGTCCAGGTAGATCACAAAGATCTTGACAAAGAGATGTGTCTCCGGGCATGTATGAGTTTGAGTTTGAGCTGGTGAGCTGCTAGCCCTGTtgagatgtctgccagacatgctgagatccGTGCATTTGTGTCGGaaggaggaaaggagaggatgagttgagtgtcGGTGGCATAGCAATGGTATGGAAACCCATGGGAGGATATAACATCACCAAGAGAGCGGGTATAAAAAGAgaacagaagtggaacccagcACTGAGCCTTGTGGAGTAGGTGTGGATCCTCTCCATGTCACCTGATATGAGCGTCCCTCCGGGTAGGAAGAAAACCACTGCGTTACAAATTCCAAGGCTCATGAGGATAGACAGGGTAGTCTTATGATTGATAAGGTAGCC
It encodes:
- the LOC108273139 gene encoding zinc finger protein interacting with ribonucleoprotein K isoform X4 is translated as MLETLLVPRSYLHEFKWCRKRRTVYLQLSFIISFVFVSRPDVPEAEIRLEMQLQNVEDVSRLNLWCNGEPQHTDQTVLKTCAVKLVDIRKTQGLNSNITSEENLPTGVPGECSMFDGDQETLQAQLKTSSVRLVDYRKAKAEDKSSRFDGDQKTLHTQLKIGLVRLVDCGKFQSRKATAEDKLDDKAYHHDYNIPDKSNRFHGDQQTLHTQLKMSLVRLVDCGKILSRKATAEGKPEGGAYEHENKNSDFISSSKSRQSSSEDEEDKSTSQEQTIKRKTPRKVTFGKSVDALRLSGNRNALCKGRRVYQCSRCSRSFRSSFAFGRHQKVHTEEKHYY
- the LOC108273139 gene encoding zinc finger protein interacting with ribonucleoprotein K isoform X2, which translates into the protein MLETLLVPRSYLHEFKWCRKRRTVYLQLSFIISFVFVSRPDVPEAEIRLEMQLQNVEDVSRLNLWCNGEPQHTDQTVLKTCAVKLVDIRKTQGLNSNITSEENLPTGVPGECSMFDGDQETLQAQLKTSSVRLVDYRKAKAEDKSSRFDGDQKTLHTQLKIGLVRLVDCGKFQSRKATAEDKLDDKAYHHDYNIPDKSNRFHGDQQTLHTQLKMSLVRLVDCGKILSRKATAEGKPEGGAYEHENKNSDFISSSKSSRFDGDQQTLQAQLKMSSVRLEDCSKLQNRKATAEGKSRQSSSEDEEDKSTSQEQTIKRKTPRKVTFGKSVDALRLSGNRNALCKGRRVYQCSRCSRSFRSSFAFGRHQKVHTEEKHYY
- the LOC108273139 gene encoding zinc finger protein 165 isoform X3; translated protein: MQLQNVEDVSRLNLWCNGEPQHTDQTVLKTCAVKLVDIRKTQGLNSNITSEENLPTGVPGECSMFDGDQETLQAQLKTSSVRLVDYRKAKAEDKSSRFDGDQKTLHTQLKIGLVRLVDCGKFQSRKATAEDKLDDKAYHHDYNIPDKSNRFHGDQQTLHTQLKMSLVRLVDCGKILSRKATAEGKPEGGAYEHENKNSDFISSSKSSRFDGDQQTLQAQLKMSSVRLEDCSKLQNRKATAEGKPEDEAYDREFKNNDFTHSSKSRQSSSEDEEDKSTSQEQTIKRKTPRKVTFGKSVDALRLSGNRNALCKGRRVYQCSRCSRSFRSSFAFGRHQKVHTEEKHYY
- the LOC108273139 gene encoding uncharacterized protein LOC108273139 isoform X1 — translated: MLETLLVPRSYLHEFKWCRKRRTVYLQLSFIISFVFVSRPDVPEAEIRLEMQLQNVEDVSRLNLWCNGEPQHTDQTVLKTCAVKLVDIRKTQGLNSNITSEENLPTGVPGECSMFDGDQETLQAQLKTSSVRLVDYRKAKAEDKSSRFDGDQKTLHTQLKIGLVRLVDCGKFQSRKATAEDKLDDKAYHHDYNIPDKSNRFHGDQQTLHTQLKMSLVRLVDCGKILSRKATAEGKPEGGAYEHENKNSDFISSSKSSRFDGDQQTLQAQLKMSSVRLEDCSKLQNRKATAEGKPEDEAYDREFKNNDFTHSSKSRQSSSEDEEDKSTSQEQTIKRKTPRKVTFGKSVDALRLSGNRNALCKGRRVYQCSRCSRSFRSSFAFGRHQKVHTEEKHYY